One Isoptericola dokdonensis DS-3 genomic window, ACGCCCAGCAGCACGGTGAGCGCCACGGAGCCGACGGCGATGCGGCCGAGGGTGAGCGCGCCGGGGCCGACCTCGTGCCCGACCGCGCGGATCCCCACGAACGCCGACGCCCACAGCACGACGGTGACGGTCATGGCGAGGACGGTGCGCAACGAGCTGCCTGAGGTGGTCATGGGTCGATCCTCGCCCCGCACGACACTTCAGCACCAGTCCAGGTATCTACCGCATCGTTCAGCAGCGCTGTACAGTCGAAGGGTGCTCGACGTCCACCGCCTCCGCATCTTCCGCTCCGTCGTCGCCAGCGGATCGGTCGCCGGCGCCGCCGAGAACCTCGGCTACACGCCCTCCGCGGTCAGCCAGCACGTCACCGCGCTGTCCCGGGAGACCGGCCTGACCCTGCTCGAACGCTCCGGCCGCGGCGTCCGCCCCACCGCCGCCGGGCTCGCCCTCGCCGCCCAGGCCGACCGCGTCCTCGCCCGCCTCGGCGAGGCCGAGACCGTCGTCGCCGACCTGCGCGCCGGACGCACCGGCACCCTGTCCGTCGCCTACTTCGCGTCCGTCGGCGCCGCCTGGATGCCGCGCGTCGTGCACCGCCTCACCACCGAGTTCCCCGGCGTCCGCCTCGACCTCGAGCTCAGCGAGCACATCGCCGACCGCGTCGAGGACCGCCCCGACCTCCAGGTCGTCGTCGCCTACGACGGCTACGACCCCGGGCGCGGCTTCACCGCCCACCACCTCCTCGACGACCCGTACGTCGCCGTGCTCCCCATCGGCCACCCGTTCGCCACCCGCGCCGAGATCGAGCTGGCCGAGCTCCGCACCGAACGGTGGATCGACAACGACTTCGCGCGCGGCTGGTGCCGCCGCAACCTCCTCGAGGCCTGCCACGCCGCCGGGTTCCGGCCCGCGTTCCACGTCGAGGCCCACGACTACCCGACGGCCGTCGCGTTCGTCGGCGCCGGCATCGGCATCACCGTCATGCCGCGCCTCGGCGCCGCCCACCTGCCGCCCGGCGTCGTCGCCGTCCCCGTCGTCCGCCCCACGCCCGTCCGGTCCCTCTACGCGCTCGTGCGCGACGGGCTCGCGAGCAGCCCGCCCGTGCGCGCCGCCGTCGCCGAGCTCGTCGCCCAGGGCCGTTCCGCTGCCGGCGAGATCACGTCCCCCGACCCGGTGCCCGCCCCCGTCCCCGCGTAGGCTGGACGGCGCACTGCCGCCGGGTCACCGGCGGCCCCCCGACCCCGTGAGGTACACCGTGACCACGCTCCCCACCGCCACCGGCTCCTTCGGCGACAAGCCCGTGCTGACGTTCCCCACCCCCGAGGCGCCCGCCGGCCTCCAGGTGCAGGTCCTCACCGAGGGCACCGGCCCCGTCGTCGACGCCGGCCGCACCATCGTCGTCAACTACCTCGGCCAGACGTGGGGCGGCGACATCTTCGACAACTCCTACGACCGCGGCCAGACCATCGACTTCCCGATCGGTGTCGGCGCCGTCATCGGCGGCTGGGACAAGGGCCTCGTCGGCCGCAACGTCGGCGACCGCGTCCTGCTGTCCATCCCCGCCGAGCACGGCTACGGCCAGCGCGGCGTCCCGCAGGCCGGCATCCCCGGCGGTGCCACCCTCGTGTTCGTCGTCGACGTCGTCGACGTGCACTGACCTTTCCGGGTATCGGCGGGGCAGGTCGTCCTGCGCCCGGTCGCGTTCACGGGCCCCAGGGGGCCCTCCACTTCGGGGATGACGACCGGGCGCAGGACGACCTGCCCCGCCGTCGTTCCCAGGCTCGCCTGCCGTGGTCCGCGACGTGCCCTGCCGTCGGCTCGGTCGCACAAGGCCTGGCACTGCGACCACGACGGCGAGCGGGGCCGCCCGGTCAGACCTTGCGGGAGCGGGTGACGGTGAAGCGGAGGTCCTGCGCCACGTGCTCCGTGGGGCCGACGGCGCGGTTCAGGGAGCCGCGGTAGCGCAGCGACGTGTTGTAGACGCACCACAGCTCGCCGCCCGGGCGCAGGACGCGGCCCGCCGTGGCGAACATGCGGTGCGCGGCGTCCGTGCTCAGCGCGGCGCGGTCGTGGAAGGGCGGGTTGAGGACGACGACGTCGGCGCTCGCGTCCGGCAGGTCCTCCCCGACGTCGTCGCGCGTGACGGTGACCCGCACGCCGTTCGCCCCCGCCGTCGCCACCGTCGAGGCGACGGCTGCCGCCGACCGGTCCGTCGCGACCACGCGGGCGTCCGGGTAGCGGCGCGCCAGCACGACGGAGACCAGCCCCGACCCGCAGCCCAGGTCGACGGCGTCGTGCACGCGGGCGGCGGCGGGCCAGCGGCCTGCGGTGCTGAGCAGGAACCGGGTGCCGTGGTCCAGCGTGGCGCCCGCGAACGTGCCGCCGTGCGCGACGACGTCGAGGTGCGTCGGCGCCGCCCCGCCCGCCGTGGGGGTGGCGGCGGCCAGCAGCTCGGCGTCCGTCACGCGTTCCCGCGCCGGGTACAGCGGGGCGGCCTCGCGGGCCTCCGGGCGCACCCCGGCGGCGACGAGCAGCCGCGACTTCCCGCGGGCCAGCGAGACGTGGAACCGCTCGAACCGGTCGGCGAGCACGTCGTTCATCGCGCGCGACATGTGCTTGACGCGCCCGCCCGCGAGCAGCACCACGTCGTCGGCGGCATAGCGGGCGACCGACTCGGCGATCTCGGTGAGCTCGGCGAGCGACTTCGGGAGCTGCAGCAGCACGACCCGCGCCCCGTCCAGGACGTCCCGCCCCAGCACGGGGTACAGGTGCTCGGCCCGGCCGACGGCGACGAGCGCCGCCGTCTCGTCGAGGTTGTGCAGGACGGCGGCCTCCGCGGTCACCGCGTCGGTGTGCACCCGGACGTCCGGCGCGCCCAGGGCGAGCACCCCCAGCGTCAGCGCGCCGAACCGGTCGCCCAGCACCAGGACGTCCCCGGGCGCGGTGCCCGCCACCTGCTCGGCGGCGTGGGCCAGCAGCAGCCGGTCCGTGGCGTCCACGGCCACCGGCCCGTCCGCGCGCAGACCGTCGTCGGGCCAGGGCACGAGCGCGTCGAGCAGCGTCGTGAGGTGCGGCGGGAGGGCGGGATCAGAGGTCACGGCACGACCGTAGTCTGGGCGCATGGACGAAGCCACGTCGTCGGACGCCCGCGTGACCATCACCTACTGCACGCAGTGCCGCTGGCTGATGCGGGCCGCCTGGGTCGCGCAGGAGCTCTTGCAGACGTTCCGCACCCGGCTCGGCGAGGTCGCGCTCGTCCCCGGCACGGGTGGGGTGTTCCGCGTGGAGCTCGTCTCCGCGCCCGGAGCCGAGCCCGTGCTGCTGTGGGACCGCAAGGAGCAGGGCGGGTTCCCGGAGATCCCGCCGCTCAAGAAGGCCGTGCGGGACGTCGTCGCTCCCGACCTCGCCCTGGGGCACACGGACCGCGTCGGAGGCTGATCCCCGCTTGTGGCTCGCCGTCGGGTCCGGGAGGTCCCGCCGCTCGAATGAATCGGTCGCTGCGCTCCCTCTGCTCTCGCGTCGGGACCTCCCGGACCCGACGACGAGCTGAGCGGCGAGGTCAGTCGCGGGGCTTGCGCTCCGCGGCGATCCGGTCCTCCTCGGCACGGACCTTCGCGGCGGTCGCCCGCTCCTGCACCAGCCAGGCCGGCGGCTCGTCGCGGAGCTCGTCGATCTGCTCGGTGGTCAGCGGGTCGGTGACGCCTCCGCGCGCGAGGCCTGCGATGGAGATGCCGAGACGGCCTGCGACCACGGAACGCGGGTGCGGACCGTTGCGGCGCAGGTCGGACAGCCACTGCGGCGGGTTCTCCTCGAGCTTCTCGAGCTCGGCGCGCGTGATGCCCTTGTCCTGGAACTCCGGGGGAGTGGCGGGCAGGTACACGCCGAGCCGCTTCGCCGCGTTCGTCGGCTTGAGCACCTGCTGGGAGTAGGGGGTTCCGGCCATGGGCCCAGGGTAGACGGGGCGGGCCCGTCCCGCCGACACGTAGCCTGGTCGCGTGAGCGACGACACGGTGCCCGACGGCACGCCCGACCGGACCCCGGGCGACGACTCCGACCTCGACCTGCCCGTCGAGCCGGACGACGACCGTCCGCGGTTCCGCTGGGGCTACGTGCCCGGCGCGACCCCCGGCCGGTGGGCGCGCACGTGGCGGGACCGGCTGCCCGACGTCCACCTCGAGCTGGTGCAGGTGGAGGCCGCGGACGTCGAGGGTGCGTTGCGGGCCGGGGACGTCGACGCCGCGCTCGGACGCCTGCCGGTGGACACCGACGAGTTCCACGCGATCCGGCTGTACGAGGAGGTGCCGGTCGTCGTCGTGTCGAAGGACCACCTGCTCGCCGCCACCGAGGAGGACGAGCACGTCGCGGTGTCGGATCTTGCCGACGACGTCCTGTGGGTGGCGGCCGACGACGTCCTGTTCGGCGGCGACGAGCCGCGCCCGGGGCGTGCGCCGGAGGCCTACGACGACGGGTCGGGCACGCTCGTCACGCCGGCGCCGTCGACCACCGCGGAGGCGGTGGCCTGGACGGCCAACGGGTCCGGCGTGACCGTGGTGCCGATGTCGCTGGCGCGGCTGCACCACCGCAAGGACGTGGTGCACCGGCTGCTGGACGACGCCCCGCTCGCGCCGGTGGGGCTCGTGTGGCTGCGGGACCGTGACGACGACCTGGTCGAGGAGCTGGTCGGGATCGTGCGCGGGCGCACGGCGAACAGCTCGCGCGGGCGCCGGGCCGCGGTGCCGGAGGAGTCCACGGGCAAGAAGTCGCGCGGGCGCCGCAAGGGCGGTGCGGAGCCCACCGGACAGGGCCGGTCGGGCAAGAGTGCTGGTGGCAAGGGCGGCGCGGCCCGGGGCGGTCAGAGCGGCCGCGGCGGCCCGCGGGGCAAGGGTGCCCCCGGCGGGAAGGGCGCCCAGGGCGGACGGTCCGGGGGGCGCGGGCGACGCTGACCGCGCACGACCGTCTCCGTCCGTCCTCGAGCAGGGCGTCAGGAGGGACGGACGGAGACGGTCGTGCTCACGGTCGCTGTGCGGGCGCTCAGGCGCGCAGGTGGCGCAGGGCGTGGTTGCCGAGGGCGGCGCCGGCGACGATCATGGCGGCCGCCGTCGCGAGCGCGACGACGATGCTGGGGTCGGCGAGGTTGCCGGCGAAGAGCGCCCGCAGGGCGTCCACGGCGTGCGCCATCGGGTTCGCCCTCGACAGTGCGTAGAGCCAGTCCGGGGCGACCTGCACGGGGAGCAGGGCGCCGGAGGTGACGATGAGCGGCGTATAGGCGAGGGTCAGCACGCCCCAGAAGGCGTAGGCGCTGCCCAGCGCGACGCCCGCGGCGAGCGACAGGAACGCGATCCCCACGGCGAGCGCGGTGAGGACGACGGCGGCGACGAGCGCGCCGACGACGGAGAAGCTCAGGCCGAGCGGGGTCGTCACGGCGACGATGACGAGGCCCTGCACGGCGACGGTCAGTGCCGCCCGCAACGCTCGTCCGGCCAGGATCGCCGACCGGCTGGTCGGGGTGGCGGCGATCCGTTCCAGTGCGCCGGACGCGCGTTCCTCCTGGAGGCCGGAGCCGATGAACGCGCAGGTGCCGAACGCCATGATGACGAGGATGCCGGGGGCGAACCACTGCATGGTCGACCCGGACGCCGCGTCCGGGGCGGCTCCGACCGCGGCCGCGAGCGGCGCGAACAGGAGCAGCAGGAGCAGGGGGTCGGCGAGCGACTCGACGTACGGCCAGGGGGTGCGCAACTTGGCGCGGGCGTCGCGCTCGAGGTGCGTGACGGTGTCGGTGAGGATCGTCATGGTCGTCTCCGAGGATCGGGCCTACGCGGCGTCGTCGCGCAGGCTGCGGCCGGTGAGGGTGAGGAAGACGTCGTCGAGGCTGGGCCGGCGGACGCGGGTGCCGACGAGGCGGACGTCGGCGGCGTCGAGGGCACGGACCACCTCGGGGGTGACCGCGTCGCCGTCGGGGATGCGAAAGGTCAGGCCGGTCCCGGCCGTGGCGACCTGGTGCGCTCCGGGGAGCCGTGCGGCGAGGGCGGCCGCGACCGGCACGTCGGCGGGGTCGCCGAGGTCGACGGCCACGAGGTCGCCCGAGACCTTGGCCTTGAGCTGGTCGGGTGTGCCGTCCGCGATGATCTGGCCGTGGTCGATGATGAGGACGCGGTCGGCCGCGGCGTCGGCCTCGTCGAGGTAGTGCGTGGTGAGCAGGACGGTGGTGCCGTGCTCGCGTCGTCTGCGGGCGATGTGGTCCCACAGGTTGGCGCGGCTCTGCGGGTCCAGTCCGGTGGACGGTTCGTCGAGGAACACCAGGTCCGGGTCGTGCACGAGTCCCATCGCGAGGTCGAGGCGTCGGCGCTGGCCGCCCGACAGGGCGGCGACGTCGCGGCGGCCGAGCCCGACGAGGTCGAGCTCGTCGATCAGGCGCTTCGCCCGTTCCGCCGCCTCGCGGCGGCGGATGCCGTAGAGCCGGGCGTGGGTCGTGAGCTCCTCGGCGACCCGCAGGCCGCCGAACGACCCGTTGTGCTGGCCGATGACGCCGATGACGCGACGGATCGCGCCGGGCTGGGAGGCGACGTCGAGGCCGGCGACGCGAGCCGTCCCCGAGGTGGGTGCGAGCAGCGTGGTGAGCATATTGAGCACGGTGCTCTTGCCGGCGCCGTTCGGGCCGAGCAGGGCGACGGCCTCGCCCGCCGCGACGTCGAGGTCGACGCCACGGACGGCGTGGACGGGTCCGTCCGGGGTGGCGAACGTCCGGGTCAGGGCTTCGGTGTGGATCACGACGAGCCTCCTCGAGCTCCATGAGCGTGACTTCCATTACGCGACGTAACGAAACTAAAGCGTAGGCTATCCCCATGTCAACAGGTGGAGCAGGAGAGCCCTCGCGCACCGGCAGACCGCGTGACGAGACCATCGACGCGGCGGTGCTGACCGCAGCCCTCGACGCCCTGGCCGCCGACGGCTACGGCGGCCTCTCCCTGGTCGCCGTCGCCCGGGCGGCGGGCACCTCCAAGCCGGCCCTGTACCGTCGCTGGCCCACCAAGCAGCGGCTCGTGCTCGCGGCACTCGAGCACCAGGTGCAGGCCGTCGAACCCCCGGACACGTCGTGCACGATGTGCGACCTCGCGGAGTGCCTCGGGCTGTTCGTCACCGCCTTCGAGGCGATGCCGCCCGGTGTGCTCGCGCCCCTCCTGGCCGACGGTCAGGACGGCGAGGACCTCCGCGAGGAGTTCATGACCCGGCTCTTCGACCCGCCGCGCGACGCCGTCCGGCTCACGCTGGCCCGGGCGCGCGACCGCGGCGACCTGCGGCTCGACGTCGACCTCGGCCTCACCGTCGACCTGCTGGCCTCGTTCGTCTGCTACCGCGCGATGTTCGGGCACGCACCGACGACGCCGCGCGAGATCGAGGCCGCCGTCGAGACGATCCTGCAGGGGATCGCCGCCGACTACCCGGCGCTGCTCGCCCGGGCCCAGGGCGAACCCGTCGAGGTGGGCCCCCACGAGCTGCACGCCGCGCACGCCCCGACCCGCTAGCGGGGCCGGCCGACGCTACGGCGACAGGTGCGAGCGCACGGCGTCGAGGGTGTCCGCCTCGGCGGCGGGCTTGTCGTCGCGGTAGCGCAGCACGCGGGCGAACCGCAGGGCGACGCCGCCCGGGTAGCGGGTGGAGCGCTGCACGCCGTCGAACGCGATCTCGACGACCTGCTCGGGGCGGACGCTCACGACCCAGCCGTCGTCGGCGGTCTCCAGCTCGCGGAACCGCTGCGTCTGCCAGGCGAGCATCTCGTCGGTCATCCCCTTGAACGTCTTGCCGAGCAGCACGAACCCGTCGCCGTCGCGAGCCCCGAGGTGGATGTTCGACAGCGTGCCCTCGCGACGCCCCGAGCCCCGCTCGACGGCGAGCACCACGAGGTCGAGGGTGTGCCGCGGCTTCACCTTCACCCAGGCGGCGCCGCGGCGGCCCGCCGCGTACCCGGCGGCCAGGTCCTTGACGACCAGCCCCTCGTAGCCGTCCGCGACGGCGCCGGTGAAGAACCGCGTCACCGCGTCCACGTCGTCGGTGACCAGCCGAGGCACGCGCGCGTCGGGCGGCACGACCCGGTCCAGGACGTCGAGACGCTCGCGGGTGGGCGCGTCGATGAGGTCGACGCCGTCGGCGTGCAGCACGTCGAAGAACCGGACGGTCAGCGGCACGGTGGCCGCCACCTCAGCGACATCGTGGGTGCCCGCCCGAGACGCCGTCTCCTGGAACGGGCGCGGCCGTCCGGCCTCGTCCAGCGCGAGGGCCTCGCCGTCGAGCACCGCGGCACCGACGTCGAGGGACCGGGTGAGCTCCACGATCTCGGGCAGCCGCTCGGTGATGTCGTCCAGGGACCGCGTCAGGACCCGGACGTCGTCGTCGCGCTTGTGCACCTGGACGCGGATGCCGTCGAGCTTGACGTCCGCCACGACCTGCCCGCCGCCCAGCTTCTCCACGGCCGCCGCGACGTCCGGCGCCGACGACGCGAGCATCGGCCGCACCGGTCGCCCGACCTCCAGGCCGAACGCCTCCAGGGCCGCGGCCCCGCCGGTGAGGGCGGCCCGCGCGATCGGTCCGGAGTCGGCGCTGAACATCGCCGCCCGGCGCACCAGGGCGACCGGCACGCCCGCGGCGTCCGCGACGGCGTCGAGCAGCAGGGAGTCCAGGGCGCCCTGACGCAGCTCACCCAGGACCAGCCCGCGCAGGAACCGCTGCTCGTCGGTGGTCGCCAGCCCGAACAGGTCCGCCACCGCGGTGGCCCGGGCCGTCGCGGAACCCGGCCCGGACAGCGCGGACACCGCCTCCAGGGCGTCGTCGACGTCGCGAGGTGTGAGGACGGGGTCGGTCGCCGCGGGCGGGAGGTCCGCCAGCGACCGCCAGCCCACGCCGGTACGGCGCTGGCGCAGCCGCCCGGACAGGTACGACGCGACGATCTCCACCTCGTCGCCGTCGCCCACCTCACCGGCGGCGCGCAGCGCAGCGGCGAGCTCGGCCCGCTTGGTCAGCCGGGAGCGCGTCGCGGCGACGGCGGCATGGGTGCGGACGAGCTCGGCGAGCAGCACCCCACCATCCTGACGGCGGCGGGGCTGCCGTGCCCGGCGACAGCGCGCTCGGCTACCAGACGGGCAGGGCGGCGACCGAGAGCACGGCGGCGAAGCCTGCGATCACCCCGGTGGCGAGGAGCACGCCCCCGGCGGCCGTCCCGGGAGTGGTCCCGGACGCGAGTCGGCGGTACCCGGCGAACAGCAGGACGGCCGTCGTGACCACGAGGACGATGGCGAGGATGTCGAGGCTCATGGGCGCAACGTAGTGGCTCCCGTCGTGGAGCCGTGGTGCGAGTCTCGCCCACCGGGCAGCCGACGGTTCAGAGTGCGGGGGCGTGCGCGGCGTCGTAGGTCTCGCGCGCGGCGAGGACGGCCGCGGAGTGGTCGAGGGTCCAGCGTTCGAGCGCGCGCAGGGGTTCCAGGGCGTCACGGCCGGCGTCGGTGAGGTCGTACTCGACCCGCGGCGGTACCTCGGCGTGCACGGTGCGCCTCACGAGGCCGTCGCGCTCCAGGCCGCGCAGGGTCTGGGTGAGCATCTTCTGGGAGACGCCGCCCACGCGCTGGGCCAGGGCGGTGAAGCGCTGCGGCCCGTCGGCGAGCGCGCCGACGACGAGCACGGTCCAGCGGTCGGCGACGCGGTCCAGCACGCTGCGGCTGGGGCAGTCCTTGAGGTACGGGTCGAAGGGGATCGGGGTCACGGGGCACCTCCTTGCGGTCGGGCTCGGGCAGGCCTAGGGTAGCCGACGGTAAGTCACTCTCCATCAGAGAGTGACAGTCGACGAGAGAGTGAGAAGCGCATGGCACGCATCGTGGTGATCGGCGGGACCGGGTACGCCGGGGAGCACATCGTCCGGGAGGCAGCAGGGCGCGGGCACGACGTCACCTCCCTGAGCCGGACGGCTCCCACCGACCAGGTCGACGGCGTCCGCTACACGACCGGGTCGGTGCTCGACGACGCCGACGTGGCCCGCGCGCTCGACGGCGCCGACGTCGTCGTCGCCACCGTGTCGCCGCGCGGCGACATGGAGGGCAAGGTCCGCCCGGCCTACGCGCGGCTCGCGGAGCTGGCGACCGAGCGTGACGTCCGCCTCGCCGTCGTCGGCGGTGCCGGCTCGCTGCAGGTCGCTCCCGACGGACCGCGGCTCGTCGACGGCCCGGAGTTCCCGGACGCGTACAAGGCCGAGGCGCTGGAGTTCACCGCGATCCTCGAGGACCTGCGGTCCGCCCCTGAGGGCCTGGACTGGTTCTACCTCAGCCCGCCTGCCGTCTTCGGCGCCTACGCCCCGGGCGAGCGCACCGGCACCTACCGCACCGGCGGCGACGTCCTGCTCGCCGCCGACGACGGCACCTCGGCCATCTCGGGCGCGGACTTCGCCGTCGCGCTCGTCGACGAGCTGGACCGGCCGGCGCACCGGCGTCGCCGCTTCACCGTGGCGGCCTGACCGACCCCGCTGACGGCGCGGTTCCTCCGGCGTCGGGTCCTGACGGCGGAGGAACCGCGCGGTGGCCCGTCGCGGTGGCGCGGTACCTCAGGCATGACCACGACGAAGGGCGAGGTACCGCGGCGTCGGTCGCCCCGACGCCGTGGTTCCTCGCCCTCGGGCGTCACGCGGGGTACGGCACCCCGGTGGTCGCGTGGCAGCGGTAGCCGTGCGGGTTCTTGGACGCCGACAGGTACTGCTGGTGATAGTCCTCGGCGTAGAAGAACGGCCCGGCCTCGACGGCGGGCGCCGCCTCCGTGGTGATCGGGTCGTAGCCCTTCGCGGCCAGCACCTCGCCGTAGCGGGCGGCGGTCGCCTTCACGGCCTCCTCCTGCTCCGGCGTCGTCCAGTACACCGCCGAGCGGTACTGCGTGCCGACGTCGTTGCCCTGGCGGTAGCCCTGGGTCGGGTCGTGCCGCTCCCAGAAGATCCGCAGCAGCTCCTCCTCGGACACGACGGCCGGGTCGTAGGC contains:
- a CDS encoding LysR family transcriptional regulator, with amino-acid sequence MLDVHRLRIFRSVVASGSVAGAAENLGYTPSAVSQHVTALSRETGLTLLERSGRGVRPTAAGLALAAQADRVLARLGEAETVVADLRAGRTGTLSVAYFASVGAAWMPRVVHRLTTEFPGVRLDLELSEHIADRVEDRPDLQVVVAYDGYDPGRGFTAHHLLDDPYVAVLPIGHPFATRAEIELAELRTERWIDNDFARGWCRRNLLEACHAAGFRPAFHVEAHDYPTAVAFVGAGIGITVMPRLGAAHLPPGVVAVPVVRPTPVRSLYALVRDGLASSPPVRAAVAELVAQGRSAAGEITSPDPVPAPVPA
- a CDS encoding FKBP-type peptidyl-prolyl cis-trans isomerase, which produces MTTLPTATGSFGDKPVLTFPTPEAPAGLQVQVLTEGTGPVVDAGRTIVVNYLGQTWGGDIFDNSYDRGQTIDFPIGVGAVIGGWDKGLVGRNVGDRVLLSIPAEHGYGQRGVPQAGIPGGATLVFVVDVVDVH
- a CDS encoding class I SAM-dependent methyltransferase; the encoded protein is MTSDPALPPHLTTLLDALVPWPDDGLRADGPVAVDATDRLLLAHAAEQVAGTAPGDVLVLGDRFGALTLGVLALGAPDVRVHTDAVTAEAAVLHNLDETAALVAVGRAEHLYPVLGRDVLDGARVVLLQLPKSLAELTEIAESVARYAADDVVLLAGGRVKHMSRAMNDVLADRFERFHVSLARGKSRLLVAAGVRPEAREAAPLYPARERVTDAELLAAATPTAGGAAPTHLDVVAHGGTFAGATLDHGTRFLLSTAGRWPAAARVHDAVDLGCGSGLVSVVLARRYPDARVVATDRSAAAVASTVATAGANGVRVTVTRDDVGEDLPDASADVVVLNPPFHDRAALSTDAAHRMFATAGRVLRPGGELWCVYNTSLRYRGSLNRAVGPTEHVAQDLRFTVTRSRKV
- a CDS encoding SelT/SelW/SelH family protein, whose translation is MDEATSSDARVTITYCTQCRWLMRAAWVAQELLQTFRTRLGEVALVPGTGGVFRVELVSAPGAEPVLLWDRKEQGGFPEIPPLKKAVRDVVAPDLALGHTDRVGG
- a CDS encoding DUF5997 family protein; this translates as MAGTPYSQQVLKPTNAAKRLGVYLPATPPEFQDKGITRAELEKLEENPPQWLSDLRRNGPHPRSVVAGRLGISIAGLARGGVTDPLTTEQIDELRDEPPAWLVQERATAAKVRAEEDRIAAERKPRD
- a CDS encoding LysR family substrate-binding domain-containing protein — protein: MSDDTVPDGTPDRTPGDDSDLDLPVEPDDDRPRFRWGYVPGATPGRWARTWRDRLPDVHLELVQVEAADVEGALRAGDVDAALGRLPVDTDEFHAIRLYEEVPVVVVSKDHLLAATEEDEHVAVSDLADDVLWVAADDVLFGGDEPRPGRAPEAYDDGSGTLVTPAPSTTAEAVAWTANGSGVTVVPMSLARLHHRKDVVHRLLDDAPLAPVGLVWLRDRDDDLVEELVGIVRGRTANSSRGRRAAVPEESTGKKSRGRRKGGAEPTGQGRSGKSAGGKGGAARGGQSGRGGPRGKGAPGGKGAQGGRSGGRGRR
- a CDS encoding ABC transporter permease, with translation MTILTDTVTHLERDARAKLRTPWPYVESLADPLLLLLLFAPLAAAVGAAPDAASGSTMQWFAPGILVIMAFGTCAFIGSGLQEERASGALERIAATPTSRSAILAGRALRAALTVAVQGLVIVAVTTPLGLSFSVVGALVAAVVLTALAVGIAFLSLAAGVALGSAYAFWGVLTLAYTPLIVTSGALLPVQVAPDWLYALSRANPMAHAVDALRALFAGNLADPSIVVALATAAAMIVAGAALGNHALRHLRA
- a CDS encoding ATP-binding cassette domain-containing protein, with product MIHTEALTRTFATPDGPVHAVRGVDLDVAAGEAVALLGPNGAGKSTVLNMLTTLLAPTSGTARVAGLDVASQPGAIRRVIGVIGQHNGSFGGLRVAEELTTHARLYGIRRREAAERAKRLIDELDLVGLGRRDVAALSGGQRRRLDLAMGLVHDPDLVFLDEPSTGLDPQSRANLWDHIARRRREHGTTVLLTTHYLDEADAAADRVLIIDHGQIIADGTPDQLKAKVSGDLVAVDLGDPADVPVAAALAARLPGAHQVATAGTGLTFRIPDGDAVTPEVVRALDAADVRLVGTRVRRPSLDDVFLTLTGRSLRDDAA
- a CDS encoding TetR/AcrR family transcriptional regulator, whose translation is MLTAALDALAADGYGGLSLVAVARAAGTSKPALYRRWPTKQRLVLAALEHQVQAVEPPDTSCTMCDLAECLGLFVTAFEAMPPGVLAPLLADGQDGEDLREEFMTRLFDPPRDAVRLTLARARDRGDLRLDVDLGLTVDLLASFVCYRAMFGHAPTTPREIEAAVETILQGIAADYPALLARAQGEPVEVGPHELHAAHAPTR
- a CDS encoding ATP-dependent DNA ligase; protein product: MLLAELVRTHAAVAATRSRLTKRAELAAALRAAGEVGDGDEVEIVASYLSGRLRQRRTGVGWRSLADLPPAATDPVLTPRDVDDALEAVSALSGPGSATARATAVADLFGLATTDEQRFLRGLVLGELRQGALDSLLLDAVADAAGVPVALVRRAAMFSADSGPIARAALTGGAAALEAFGLEVGRPVRPMLASSAPDVAAAVEKLGGGQVVADVKLDGIRVQVHKRDDDVRVLTRSLDDITERLPEIVELTRSLDVGAAVLDGEALALDEAGRPRPFQETASRAGTHDVAEVAATVPLTVRFFDVLHADGVDLIDAPTRERLDVLDRVVPPDARVPRLVTDDVDAVTRFFTGAVADGYEGLVVKDLAAGYAAGRRGAAWVKVKPRHTLDLVVLAVERGSGRREGTLSNIHLGARDGDGFVLLGKTFKGMTDEMLAWQTQRFRELETADDGWVVSVRPEQVVEIAFDGVQRSTRYPGGVALRFARVLRYRDDKPAAEADTLDAVRSHLSP
- a CDS encoding winged helix-turn-helix transcriptional regulator; translated protein: MTPIPFDPYLKDCPSRSVLDRVADRWTVLVVGALADGPQRFTALAQRVGGVSQKMLTQTLRGLERDGLVRRTVHAEVPPRVEYDLTDAGRDALEPLRALERWTLDHSAAVLAARETYDAAHAPAL
- a CDS encoding NAD(P)-dependent oxidoreductase; translated protein: MARIVVIGGTGYAGEHIVREAAGRGHDVTSLSRTAPTDQVDGVRYTTGSVLDDADVARALDGADVVVATVSPRGDMEGKVRPAYARLAELATERDVRLAVVGGAGSLQVAPDGPRLVDGPEFPDAYKAEALEFTAILEDLRSAPEGLDWFYLSPPAVFGAYAPGERTGTYRTGGDVLLAADDGTSAISGADFAVALVDELDRPAHRRRRFTVAA
- the msrA gene encoding peptide-methionine (S)-S-oxide reductase MsrA; translated protein: MFENLFGSGKTTMVAPEQALPGRQSPVLPAPRPHTVLGSSLTGPWAPGTRVLYLAMGCFWGAEEIFWQVPGVVSTAVGYMGGTTPNPTYEEVCSARTGHTETALVAYDPAVVSEEELLRIFWERHDPTQGYRQGNDVGTQYRSAVYWTTPEQEEAVKATAARYGEVLAAKGYDPITTEAAPAVEAGPFFYAEDYHQQYLSASKNPHGYRCHATTGVPYPA